The following coding sequences are from one Venturia canescens isolate UGA chromosome 5, ASM1945775v1, whole genome shotgun sequence window:
- the LOC122410935 gene encoding transmembrane protein 256 homolog: MGVQDVLSYVLFTNPISSTAGSYAKLAASSVVNYTGLTPKIEYKMIPPEPLWKIAARSGPWMRIAALSGAAAVILGAIGAHRKYPDDKGLEQKQVFDTANRYHFIHALAMMGLPFCRVPILAASFMVTGTFLFCGTCYYTAFTGDKRFSRFTPIGGTCLILGWLSMCI; this comes from the exons atggggGTTCAAGACGTCCTGAGCTATGTTCTTTTCACAAACCCAATTAGTTCGACTGCTGGTTCGTATGCAAAATTAGCAGCCTCTTCT GTTGTCAATTACACCGGACTGACTCCAAAAAtcgaatataaaatgatacCTCCGGAGCCATTGTGGAAAATAGCTGCAAGATCTGGCCCATGGATGAGGATCGCAGCTCTCAGCGGAGCCGCTGCAGTCATTCTTGGAGCAATAGGAGCTCATA gAAAGTATCCAGATGACAAGGGTCTTGAACAGAAGCAAGTATTTGATACTGCAAACAGATACCACTTCATTCATGCTCTGGCAATGATGGGACTGCCGTTTTGCAGGGTTCCAATTCTG GCAGCAAGTTTCATGGTGACAGGAACATTCCTATTTTGCGGTACTTGTTACTACACCGCATTCACAGGTGACAAACGTTTCAGCCGGTTCACACCGATCGGTGGCACATGCCTCATTCTAGGCTGGTTATCGATGTGTATTTAA
- the LOC122410938 gene encoding mitochondrial import inner membrane translocase subunit TIM14-like — MASTAVVAGIGIAIIGFGGRFIIRRMPMLTEKMAEALKTMPKLDSQSLANSKYYKGGFEPTMTRREASLILGVSPTANKLKVKEQFKKVMSANHPDRGGSPYLAAKINEAKDLMEKSG, encoded by the exons ATG GCAAGTACAGCGGTAGTCGCAGGCATAGGAATAGCCATCATTGGATTTGGAGGACGATTCATAATTAGAAGAATGCCAATGCTAACTGAAAAAATGGCTGAAGCCCTCAAAACAATGCCAAAACTAGATTCACAG TCTTTGGCGAACAGTAAATATTATAAGGGTGGGTTTGAGCCGACAATGACAAGAAGGGAGGCGAGTCTGATTCTTGGAGTGTCACCAACAGCCAACAAGCTCAAAGTCAAAGAGCAATTTAAAAAAGTGATGTCTGCCAATCACCCCGATCGAGGCGGTTCTCCGTACTTAGcagcaaaaataaatgaagcaaAAGATTTGATGGAAAAGTCCGGATGA
- the LOC122410933 gene encoding growth hormone-regulated TBC protein 1-A-like isoform X3, with product MSDYLKVLAKRAKKWAEIIGEGKSLQRSLTIKRYVRKGIPGEHRGMVWLAVSGGEELKNASPHLYQRLLEGPHNCQVVDIIKTDLPRTFPDNIFFNNTENHQHQLYNILLAFAHQNETVGYCQGLNYIAGLLLLVTKSEETAFWLLKILIEKILPEYYTPTMDGLLTDIDVLAELVRLKMPDVYQHVTELGLPWAVITTKWFVCLFAEVLPIETTLRIWDCLFYEGNKIIFRVALTLIKRNKENLISCQDFSLLAECFKDITKDSIVLQCHDFMQSIFKVPGSMSGGTIAKLRAKVTQERINQKLTKLGR from the exons ATGTCTGATTATCTGAAAGTTCTTGCAAAAAGAGCCAAAAAATGGGCTGAAATAATTGGTGAAGGCAAATCGTTACAACGAAGTTTAACCATAAAGCGTTATGTACGCAAAGGCATTCCAGGGGAGCATAGAGGCATG gTATGGCTagctgtgagtggtggggaaGAACTTAAGAATGCCTCACCCCATTTATATCAGAGATTATTAGAAGGTCCACACAACTGCCAGGTTGTAGACATTATCAAAACGGATTTACCACGAACCTTTCCTGATAACATATTCTTCAATAATACTGAGAATCATCAACATCAACTTTACAATATTCTATTAGCTTTTGCTCATCAAAATGAAACTGTTGGCTATTGTCAA GGACTGAACTACATTGCAGGATTATTACTATTAGTCACAAAGAGTGAGGAAACAGCATTTTGGctgttaaaaatattgattgaaaaaatattaccaGAGTATTATACACCGACCATGGATGGTCTGCTCACTGATATAGATGTGCTCGCAGAGCTTGTTAG ATTAAAAATGCCGGATGTTTATCAACACGTAACAGAGTTGGGTCTACCATGGGCGGTGATAACAACCAAATGGTTTGTTTGTTTATTCGCCGAAGTATTACCAATAGAA ACTACTTTGCGAATATGGGATTGCCTGTTTTACGAAGGTAATAAGATAATATTCCGTGTTGCATTGACACTCATAAAACGGAAcaaagaaaatttaatttcgtgCCAAGATTTTTCGTTGTTGGCCGAATGTTTCAAGGACATAACGAAGGACAGCATTGTTTTACAGTGCCATGATTTTATGCAG agCATTTTTAAAGTACCTGGTTCGATGTCAGGAGGCACGATAGCCAAATTACGGGCCAAGGTCACTCAAGAGAGGATTAATCAGAAGCTTACTAAATTAGGAAGATAG
- the LOC122410933 gene encoding growth hormone-regulated TBC protein 1-like isoform X1, whose translation MHHISPYSSNVDEYGFERPPNFDYGTYEDFMSDYLKVLAKRAKKWAEIIGEGKSLQRSLTIKRYVRKGIPGEHRGMVWLAVSGGEELKNASPHLYQRLLEGPHNCQVVDIIKTDLPRTFPDNIFFNNTENHQHQLYNILLAFAHQNETVGYCQGLNYIAGLLLLVTKSEETAFWLLKILIEKILPEYYTPTMDGLLTDIDVLAELVRLKMPDVYQHVTELGLPWAVITTKWFVCLFAEVLPIETTLRIWDCLFYEGNKIIFRVALTLIKRNKENLISCQDFSLLAECFKDITKDSIVLQCHDFMQSIFKVPGSMSGGTIAKLRAKVTQERINQKLTKLGR comes from the exons ATGCACCATATATCGCCGTACTCGAG CAATGTCGACGAGTATGGATTTGAGAGGCCACCGAATTTTGACTATGGGACTTATGAGGATTTTATGTCTGATTATCTGAAAGTTCTTGCAAAAAGAGCCAAAAAATGGGCTGAAATAATTGGTGAAGGCAAATCGTTACAACGAAGTTTAACCATAAAGCGTTATGTACGCAAAGGCATTCCAGGGGAGCATAGAGGCATG gTATGGCTagctgtgagtggtggggaaGAACTTAAGAATGCCTCACCCCATTTATATCAGAGATTATTAGAAGGTCCACACAACTGCCAGGTTGTAGACATTATCAAAACGGATTTACCACGAACCTTTCCTGATAACATATTCTTCAATAATACTGAGAATCATCAACATCAACTTTACAATATTCTATTAGCTTTTGCTCATCAAAATGAAACTGTTGGCTATTGTCAA GGACTGAACTACATTGCAGGATTATTACTATTAGTCACAAAGAGTGAGGAAACAGCATTTTGGctgttaaaaatattgattgaaaaaatattaccaGAGTATTATACACCGACCATGGATGGTCTGCTCACTGATATAGATGTGCTCGCAGAGCTTGTTAG ATTAAAAATGCCGGATGTTTATCAACACGTAACAGAGTTGGGTCTACCATGGGCGGTGATAACAACCAAATGGTTTGTTTGTTTATTCGCCGAAGTATTACCAATAGAA ACTACTTTGCGAATATGGGATTGCCTGTTTTACGAAGGTAATAAGATAATATTCCGTGTTGCATTGACACTCATAAAACGGAAcaaagaaaatttaatttcgtgCCAAGATTTTTCGTTGTTGGCCGAATGTTTCAAGGACATAACGAAGGACAGCATTGTTTTACAGTGCCATGATTTTATGCAG agCATTTTTAAAGTACCTGGTTCGATGTCAGGAGGCACGATAGCCAAATTACGGGCCAAGGTCACTCAAGAGAGGATTAATCAGAAGCTTACTAAATTAGGAAGATAG
- the LOC122410933 gene encoding growth hormone-regulated TBC protein 1-A-like isoform X2: MASSCFSNVDEYGFERPPNFDYGTYEDFMSDYLKVLAKRAKKWAEIIGEGKSLQRSLTIKRYVRKGIPGEHRGMVWLAVSGGEELKNASPHLYQRLLEGPHNCQVVDIIKTDLPRTFPDNIFFNNTENHQHQLYNILLAFAHQNETVGYCQGLNYIAGLLLLVTKSEETAFWLLKILIEKILPEYYTPTMDGLLTDIDVLAELVRLKMPDVYQHVTELGLPWAVITTKWFVCLFAEVLPIETTLRIWDCLFYEGNKIIFRVALTLIKRNKENLISCQDFSLLAECFKDITKDSIVLQCHDFMQSIFKVPGSMSGGTIAKLRAKVTQERINQKLTKLGR; the protein is encoded by the exons ATGGCCAGTTCATGCTTTAG CAATGTCGACGAGTATGGATTTGAGAGGCCACCGAATTTTGACTATGGGACTTATGAGGATTTTATGTCTGATTATCTGAAAGTTCTTGCAAAAAGAGCCAAAAAATGGGCTGAAATAATTGGTGAAGGCAAATCGTTACAACGAAGTTTAACCATAAAGCGTTATGTACGCAAAGGCATTCCAGGGGAGCATAGAGGCATG gTATGGCTagctgtgagtggtggggaaGAACTTAAGAATGCCTCACCCCATTTATATCAGAGATTATTAGAAGGTCCACACAACTGCCAGGTTGTAGACATTATCAAAACGGATTTACCACGAACCTTTCCTGATAACATATTCTTCAATAATACTGAGAATCATCAACATCAACTTTACAATATTCTATTAGCTTTTGCTCATCAAAATGAAACTGTTGGCTATTGTCAA GGACTGAACTACATTGCAGGATTATTACTATTAGTCACAAAGAGTGAGGAAACAGCATTTTGGctgttaaaaatattgattgaaaaaatattaccaGAGTATTATACACCGACCATGGATGGTCTGCTCACTGATATAGATGTGCTCGCAGAGCTTGTTAG ATTAAAAATGCCGGATGTTTATCAACACGTAACAGAGTTGGGTCTACCATGGGCGGTGATAACAACCAAATGGTTTGTTTGTTTATTCGCCGAAGTATTACCAATAGAA ACTACTTTGCGAATATGGGATTGCCTGTTTTACGAAGGTAATAAGATAATATTCCGTGTTGCATTGACACTCATAAAACGGAAcaaagaaaatttaatttcgtgCCAAGATTTTTCGTTGTTGGCCGAATGTTTCAAGGACATAACGAAGGACAGCATTGTTTTACAGTGCCATGATTTTATGCAG agCATTTTTAAAGTACCTGGTTCGATGTCAGGAGGCACGATAGCCAAATTACGGGCCAAGGTCACTCAAGAGAGGATTAATCAGAAGCTTACTAAATTAGGAAGATAG